The following are from one region of the Achromobacter xylosoxidans genome:
- a CDS encoding META domain-containing protein: MSKLLSTRCRLIAPALLAAALAGCAGSTGGARPQGAAAANAASSADSLAQTSWELVRWTQAGGALRDIPHGDNGEPVRLTFLAQGKQYRVNGFSGCNRYMGTYKLEGGKLYIDAPAATRMACPAPERARLEADYLRGLASIDTFTLDNGGAPRHLTFNLRGGDVLEFARRQDPPTP; this comes from the coding sequence ATGTCCAAGCTCTTGTCCACGCGCTGCCGCCTGATTGCCCCGGCTCTGCTGGCCGCAGCCCTGGCGGGTTGCGCCGGATCGACTGGCGGCGCGCGCCCGCAAGGCGCGGCTGCGGCCAACGCCGCCAGCAGCGCGGATTCGCTGGCCCAGACCAGTTGGGAACTGGTGCGTTGGACCCAGGCGGGCGGCGCGCTGCGCGACATTCCCCATGGCGACAACGGCGAACCCGTGCGCCTGACGTTCCTGGCGCAAGGCAAGCAGTACCGCGTCAATGGCTTTTCCGGCTGCAATCGCTACATGGGCACCTACAAGCTCGAAGGCGGCAAGCTCTACATCGACGCCCCAGCCGCCACGCGCATGGCCTGCCCCGCGCCGGAACGCGCCCGTCTCGAGGCGGACTATCTGCGCGGCCTGGCGTCCATCGACACGTTCACGCTGGACAACGGCGGCGCGCCGCGGCACCTGACCTTCAATCTGCGCGGCGGCGACGTGCTGGAGTTCGCGCGGCGCCAGGATCCGCCCACCCCCTGA
- a CDS encoding META and DUF4377 domain-containing protein — protein MPFSASLRWLAPCLLSIGLAACSAPPQRAADGQDPRFQPASASDMLAQTSWDLARWTLPGGGLRQIPHPSSNSRPLTASFIHDQGSPRISGFSGCNQYNGSYTVANGLLIVQGRPVSTRMACAPQNMKLEQDFLAALTSITASSVDNANNPQRMTWVLSSGDRLDFGRRTDPIAGGQQGPTKLVYVNSERVPCTAGAGRAMCYQVRDSAGQPWQLWYGEITGFNFQPGVRYRLRVVEVRNPNPPADASTVQWVLDAVVEQEIVNR, from the coding sequence ATGCCCTTTTCCGCGTCTTTGCGCTGGCTGGCGCCTTGCCTGTTGTCCATCGGCCTGGCCGCCTGCTCCGCGCCGCCTCAGCGCGCCGCGGATGGCCAGGATCCGCGCTTCCAGCCCGCTTCCGCATCCGACATGCTGGCGCAGACCAGTTGGGACCTGGCGCGCTGGACCTTGCCGGGCGGCGGCTTGCGGCAGATTCCGCATCCGTCCTCCAATTCGCGTCCGCTTACGGCGAGCTTCATCCATGACCAGGGCTCGCCGCGCATCTCCGGTTTCTCCGGCTGCAACCAGTACAACGGTTCCTACACCGTCGCCAACGGCTTGCTGATCGTGCAGGGACGTCCGGTGTCGACCAGGATGGCCTGCGCGCCGCAGAACATGAAGCTGGAGCAGGATTTCCTGGCCGCGCTCACCAGCATCACCGCCTCGTCGGTGGACAACGCCAACAATCCGCAGCGCATGACCTGGGTGCTCAGCTCGGGCGACCGGCTGGACTTCGGGCGTCGCACCGACCCCATCGCGGGCGGCCAGCAGGGGCCGACCAAGCTGGTCTACGTGAACTCGGAGCGCGTGCCTTGCACCGCCGGCGCGGGCCGCGCCATGTGCTACCAGGTGCGCGACAGCGCCGGGCAGCCCTGGCAGCTCTGGTACGGCGAAATCACGGGCTTCAACTTCCAGCCTGGCGTGCGCTACCGCCTGCGCGTGGTCGAGGTCCGCAACCCGAATCCGCCGGCCGATGCGTCGACGGTGCAATGGGTGCTGGACGCGGTAGTCGAGCAGGAAATCGTCAATCGTTGA
- a CDS encoding sulfurtransferase — protein MTSVVNIAAYKFVSLDALPELRARLLDEAGQAALKGTILLAEEGINLFLAGSADGIDAFLRTLRADPRFADLEVKFSHSAAVPFRKLLVKIKREIIRMDHPAIRPEAGRAPGVDAKTLARWLEAGVDDAGRPVVMLDTRNAFEVDEGTFTNAIDWRIERFTQFPAAVQAHRAELEGKTVVSFCTGGIRCEKAAIYMNEAGIEHVYQLDGGILKYFEETGGPGYDGKCFVFDERISLDPALAPSKA, from the coding sequence ATGACTTCCGTCGTCAATATCGCCGCTTACAAATTCGTTTCGCTGGATGCCCTGCCCGAGTTGCGCGCCCGCCTTCTGGACGAGGCCGGCCAGGCCGCGCTCAAGGGCACCATCCTGTTGGCCGAAGAGGGCATCAACCTGTTCCTGGCGGGGTCGGCGGATGGCATAGACGCGTTTCTGCGCACGCTGCGCGCCGATCCGCGCTTCGCCGACCTGGAAGTCAAGTTCAGCCATAGCGCGGCAGTGCCGTTCCGCAAGCTGCTGGTGAAGATCAAGCGCGAGATCATCCGCATGGATCATCCGGCGATCCGCCCGGAAGCGGGCCGCGCGCCCGGCGTCGATGCGAAGACGCTGGCGCGTTGGCTGGAGGCCGGCGTGGACGACGCCGGACGGCCCGTGGTCATGCTGGACACGCGCAACGCTTTCGAGGTCGACGAGGGCACCTTCACGAACGCCATCGACTGGCGCATCGAACGCTTCACCCAGTTTCCCGCTGCGGTACAGGCGCACCGCGCCGAGCTGGAAGGCAAGACAGTGGTCAGCTTCTGCACCGGCGGCATCCGCTGCGAAAAGGCCGCGATCTACATGAACGAGGCCGGCATCGAACACGTCTACCAGCTCGACGGCGGCATCCTCAAGTACTTCGAGGAAACCGGCGGTCCCGGCTATGACGGCAAATGCTTCGTCTTCGATGAGCGCATTTCGCTGGATCCGGCGCTGGCGCCCAGCAAGGCCTGA
- the metG gene encoding methionine--tRNA ligase — translation MSRTLFVTTALPYANGSFHIGHIMEYIQADIWVRSMRMAGHTVHFVGADDAHGAPIMLKAEKEGITPQALVARYAAERPQYLNGFHIRFDHWHSTDSAENVALSQDIYRALKAQDLIETRSIEQFYDPVKGMFLADRYIKGECPKCHAKDQYGDSCEVCGAVYAPTELINPYSALTGATPVLKSSDHFFFKLSDPRCVEFLQQWTTGSNAAGGKHLQPEMLAKTREWLGSDDGEAKLGDWDISRDAPYFGIEIPDAPGKYFYVWLDAPVGYLASLKSYCAVKGMDFDALLDPAGPTEQVHFIGKDIVYFHALFWPAMLKFAGRKTPDAVNVHGFITVSGEKMSKSRGTGISPLRYLELGMNAEWMRYYIAAKLNARVEDMDFNPEDFIARVNSDLIGKYVNIASRAASFITKHFDGVLGYSGDTSALAAEYAEQAESIRAAFEAREYNRAIREIMAYADRINQAFDTAQPWVLAKGIATADDAQKAALQDICSRSLAGFKALSVMLAPVLPELAERVALELFGAQAPFTWADAAVLPQRVAPFKHLMQRVEPQMLEDLFEPPAAPVVVPGGEPIAETISIDDFARVDLRIAQIVNCEHVEGSTKLLRLTLDAGEGRHRNVFSGIKSAYKPEDLIGKLTVLVANLAPRKMKFGVSEGMVLAASHADESVDAGIYVLEPFPGAKPGMRVR, via the coding sequence ATGTCTCGCACCCTTTTTGTCACCACAGCGCTGCCCTACGCCAACGGATCTTTCCACATCGGCCACATCATGGAGTACATCCAGGCCGATATCTGGGTTCGTTCGATGCGAATGGCGGGCCACACGGTGCACTTCGTGGGTGCGGACGACGCGCACGGCGCGCCGATCATGCTGAAGGCGGAAAAGGAAGGCATCACGCCGCAGGCCCTGGTGGCGCGCTACGCCGCCGAGCGCCCGCAGTACCTGAACGGCTTCCACATCCGCTTCGACCACTGGCACTCGACCGATTCGGCCGAGAACGTCGCGCTGTCGCAGGACATCTACCGCGCGCTCAAGGCCCAGGACCTGATCGAAACCCGCTCCATCGAGCAGTTCTACGATCCGGTCAAGGGCATGTTCCTGGCCGACCGCTACATCAAGGGCGAATGCCCCAAGTGCCACGCCAAGGACCAGTACGGTGACTCCTGCGAGGTCTGCGGCGCGGTCTACGCGCCCACCGAGCTGATCAACCCGTACTCGGCCCTGACCGGCGCCACGCCGGTGCTGAAGTCCTCGGACCACTTCTTCTTCAAGCTGTCCGATCCTCGCTGCGTGGAATTCCTGCAGCAATGGACCACCGGCTCCAACGCCGCCGGCGGCAAGCACCTGCAGCCTGAAATGCTGGCCAAGACGCGCGAATGGCTGGGCTCGGACGATGGCGAGGCCAAGCTGGGCGACTGGGACATTTCCCGCGACGCGCCCTACTTCGGCATCGAGATCCCGGACGCGCCGGGCAAGTACTTCTACGTCTGGCTGGATGCGCCCGTGGGCTACCTGGCCTCGCTGAAGTCGTATTGCGCGGTCAAGGGCATGGACTTCGACGCGCTGCTCGATCCTGCCGGCCCCACCGAACAGGTCCACTTCATCGGCAAGGACATCGTGTATTTCCACGCGCTGTTCTGGCCCGCGATGCTGAAGTTCGCCGGGCGCAAGACGCCTGACGCCGTGAACGTGCACGGCTTCATCACTGTCAGCGGCGAAAAGATGTCCAAAAGCCGCGGCACCGGCATTTCGCCGCTGCGCTACCTGGAACTCGGCATGAACGCCGAATGGATGCGCTACTACATCGCCGCCAAGCTGAACGCCCGGGTCGAAGACATGGACTTCAACCCCGAGGACTTCATCGCCCGCGTCAACAGCGACCTGATCGGCAAGTACGTCAACATCGCCAGCCGCGCCGCCAGCTTCATCACCAAGCATTTCGATGGAGTCCTCGGCTATTCGGGCGACACCTCGGCGCTGGCCGCGGAGTACGCCGAACAGGCGGAGTCCATCCGCGCCGCGTTCGAGGCGCGCGAATACAACCGCGCCATCCGCGAAATCATGGCCTACGCCGATCGCATCAACCAGGCGTTCGACACGGCCCAGCCCTGGGTGCTGGCCAAGGGCATCGCCACCGCCGATGACGCGCAGAAGGCCGCCCTGCAGGACATCTGCTCGCGCTCGCTGGCGGGCTTCAAGGCGCTGTCCGTGATGCTGGCCCCGGTCTTGCCCGAACTGGCCGAACGCGTGGCCCTGGAATTGTTCGGCGCGCAGGCGCCCTTCACCTGGGCCGATGCCGCCGTGCTGCCGCAGCGCGTGGCGCCCTTCAAGCACCTGATGCAGCGCGTCGAACCGCAGATGCTGGAAGACCTGTTCGAGCCGCCTGCCGCCCCCGTGGTGGTGCCTGGCGGCGAGCCCATCGCCGAGACCATCTCCATCGACGACTTCGCGCGCGTCGACCTGCGCATCGCGCAGATCGTCAATTGCGAACACGTGGAAGGCTCGACCAAGCTGCTGCGCCTGACGCTGGACGCGGGCGAAGGCCGCCACCGCAACGTGTTCTCGGGCATCAAGTCCGCCTACAAGCCGGAAGACCTGATCGGCAAGCTGACCGTCCTGGTGGCCAACCTGGCCCCGCGCAAGATGAAGTTCGGCGTATCCGAAGGCATGGTGCTGGCCGCCAGCCATGCGGATGAGTCCGTGGACGCCGGCATCTACGTGCTGGAACCGTTCCCCGGCGCCAAGCCCGGCATGCGCGTGCGCTGA
- the apbC gene encoding iron-sulfur cluster carrier protein ApbC, which translates to MSITIEQIRAALRAAQDPNTGMDLGVSVKDRDIKLEGGRVSLALELGYPADAARAQVRDIAVAALAAAGVADAQVEVSWKVAAHAVQKGLKPLPNVRNIIAVASGKGGVGKSTTAVNLALALAAEGAKVGVLDADIYGPSVPTMLGISGRPESLDNKSMEPLTGHGLQANSIGFLIDADSPAIWRGPMVTQALEQLLRQTNWRDLDYLIVDMPPGTGDVALTLAQKVPVVGAVIVTTPQDVALLDARKGLRMFQKVEVPILGVVENMAIHICSQCGHAEHIFGEGGGQRMAEQYQTPWLGSLPLTLAIREQTDAGSPTVVSDPGSEAAALYRGIARKLAAGVAALPRDMAGKFPSIVVQQPT; encoded by the coding sequence ATGAGTATAACGATAGAACAAATTCGCGCCGCGCTGCGCGCCGCGCAGGACCCGAATACCGGTATGGATTTGGGTGTTTCTGTAAAAGATCGTGACATCAAGCTGGAAGGCGGACGGGTTTCGCTGGCGCTGGAGCTGGGGTATCCCGCCGACGCCGCGCGCGCCCAGGTCCGCGACATCGCCGTGGCGGCGCTGGCCGCGGCCGGCGTGGCCGATGCCCAGGTCGAGGTGAGCTGGAAGGTCGCCGCCCATGCGGTGCAGAAAGGCCTGAAGCCCTTGCCCAATGTGCGCAACATTATTGCAGTGGCATCTGGCAAGGGCGGCGTGGGCAAGAGCACCACGGCCGTGAACCTGGCCCTGGCCCTGGCGGCGGAAGGCGCCAAGGTGGGCGTGCTGGACGCCGACATCTACGGCCCCAGCGTGCCGACCATGCTGGGTATCTCGGGCCGTCCCGAAAGCCTGGACAACAAGAGCATGGAGCCGCTCACGGGCCACGGCCTGCAGGCAAACTCCATCGGCTTCCTGATCGACGCCGACTCGCCCGCCATCTGGCGCGGCCCGATGGTGACGCAGGCGCTGGAGCAACTGCTGCGCCAGACCAATTGGCGCGACCTCGATTACCTGATCGTCGACATGCCTCCCGGCACGGGCGACGTGGCGCTGACCCTGGCGCAGAAGGTGCCGGTAGTGGGCGCCGTCATTGTCACCACGCCGCAGGACGTGGCGCTGCTGGACGCGCGCAAGGGCTTGCGCATGTTCCAGAAGGTTGAGGTGCCGATCCTGGGCGTGGTCGAGAACATGGCCATCCACATCTGCTCGCAATGCGGCCATGCCGAGCATATCTTCGGCGAGGGCGGCGGCCAGCGCATGGCCGAGCAATACCAAACGCCCTGGCTGGGCAGCCTGCCGCTGACCCTGGCGATCCGCGAGCAGACCGATGCTGGCTCGCCGACCGTGGTGTCGGATCCGGGCAGCGAAGCCGCGGCGCTGTACCGCGGCATTGCCCGTAAGCTGGCGGCTGGCGTGGCGGCGCTTCCCCGCGACATGGCTGGGAAATTCCCGTCCATCGTCGTGCAGCAACCGACCTGA
- a CDS encoding autotransporter assembly complex protein TamA: MRWAARAFLAGLVVMTGEALAKRPEIIVDPGGVPPAALQAITEAVDAIARLAEDQDGGEINRLRRRARDATLAALATQGYFSPTVKLEAGTDIGGETWDISIVSGKRTTVASVDLNFTGRITRPEFAARVQKLRDDWQLKTGQPFINSDWNKAKSSLLDAVSSRDFMLARMTASQAEIEADTASAALRVTIDSGPQVRMGELTTEGLKRVPEKLVERYVRYSPGAAYDQDKLDTWQQDLQSTAFFRGAFVSLEQPGQAQPTPGPNADRARAPGSTDLAASTPAGDPSVSGGMPPPAPAYDSNGEVTLPVQVRVVEAPPKRFTGSIGVDDEAGLRVESLYRQNVVFGQPLTMETGFSVDRLQQRVYADFLLPPNQRGYKDSFGVLYDHSDIQGLDVTRYALGATRLQERKGAGNSRVEYETRWGLLLAEDHVKIDGGDQYKLPTLTATAEWLRRDVDNKYDPREGNLIAVGGGVGVTLDSGEPYTRARLRAQKWWPIGKLDVLTVRGEVGRVWSNSKVRVPDDFGFRTGGARSIRGYKYQSIGVQQDDAVVGAPTLLVGSIEYDHYFNERWGMGVFVDAGDAAESFGDMSMAVGYGVGARVRTPAGPLFLDVAYGQRDRDLRLHFSLGIAF, encoded by the coding sequence ATGCGGTGGGCAGCCCGCGCCTTCTTGGCAGGACTTGTGGTGATGACGGGCGAGGCATTGGCCAAGCGCCCGGAAATCATTGTGGACCCCGGCGGCGTGCCGCCGGCCGCCCTGCAGGCGATTACCGAAGCCGTCGATGCGATCGCGCGGCTGGCGGAGGACCAGGACGGCGGTGAAATCAACCGCCTGCGCCGCCGCGCGCGCGACGCGACGCTGGCGGCCCTGGCCACCCAGGGCTATTTCTCGCCCACCGTGAAGCTCGAGGCCGGCACCGATATCGGCGGAGAAACCTGGGACATCAGCATCGTCTCGGGCAAGCGCACCACCGTCGCATCCGTGGACCTGAATTTCACCGGCCGCATTACCCGGCCCGAGTTCGCTGCCCGGGTGCAGAAGCTGCGCGACGACTGGCAGTTGAAGACGGGCCAGCCCTTCATCAACAGCGACTGGAACAAAGCCAAGTCGAGCCTGCTGGACGCGGTGTCATCGCGCGACTTCATGCTGGCGCGCATGACCGCGTCGCAGGCGGAAATCGAGGCCGATACGGCGTCGGCCGCCCTGCGCGTCACGATAGACAGCGGTCCCCAGGTCCGCATGGGCGAACTCACCACCGAAGGCCTGAAGCGGGTGCCCGAGAAGCTGGTGGAGCGCTATGTGCGCTACTCGCCGGGCGCTGCCTATGACCAGGACAAGCTGGACACCTGGCAGCAGGACCTGCAATCGACCGCGTTCTTCCGCGGCGCGTTCGTATCGCTGGAGCAGCCGGGCCAGGCGCAGCCGACGCCTGGACCCAACGCCGACCGCGCACGCGCGCCGGGCTCGACCGATCTGGCCGCCTCCACGCCGGCAGGAGATCCTTCCGTGTCCGGCGGCATGCCACCGCCAGCGCCCGCCTACGACTCGAACGGCGAAGTGACCTTGCCGGTCCAGGTGCGGGTGGTGGAAGCGCCGCCCAAGCGGTTCACCGGCTCGATAGGCGTGGACGACGAGGCCGGCCTGCGCGTGGAATCGCTGTACCGGCAGAACGTGGTCTTTGGCCAGCCGCTCACCATGGAGACGGGCTTCAGCGTGGACCGGTTGCAGCAGCGCGTCTACGCGGACTTCCTGTTGCCGCCGAATCAGCGCGGCTACAAGGATTCGTTCGGTGTGCTGTACGACCACTCCGACATCCAGGGGCTGGATGTGACGCGATACGCGTTGGGCGCGACGCGCCTGCAGGAGCGCAAGGGCGCGGGCAACAGCCGGGTCGAATACGAAACCCGCTGGGGCCTGCTGCTGGCGGAGGATCACGTGAAGATCGACGGCGGCGACCAATACAAGCTGCCGACCCTGACCGCCACGGCCGAATGGCTGCGCCGCGATGTGGACAACAAGTACGACCCGCGTGAAGGCAATCTGATCGCGGTGGGCGGCGGTGTGGGCGTGACGCTGGACTCCGGCGAACCCTATACCCGCGCCCGGCTGCGGGCCCAGAAATGGTGGCCCATCGGCAAGCTGGACGTGCTGACCGTGCGTGGCGAAGTCGGCCGGGTGTGGTCCAACAGCAAGGTGCGGGTGCCGGACGATTTCGGTTTCCGCACCGGCGGCGCGCGTTCGATCCGCGGCTACAAGTACCAGAGCATAGGCGTGCAGCAGGATGACGCCGTGGTGGGCGCGCCCACGCTGTTGGTCGGCAGCATCGAGTACGACCACTATTTCAATGAGCGCTGGGGCATGGGCGTTTTCGTGGACGCGGGCGACGCCGCGGAATCGTTCGGCGACATGTCGATGGCGGTGGGCTACGGCGTAGGCGCCCGCGTGCGCACGCCGGCCGGGCCCTTGTTCCTGGATGTGGCCTACGGCCAGCGCGACCGCGACCTGCGTCTGCACTTTTCCTTGGGGATCGCGTTTTGA
- a CDS encoding translocation/assembly module TamB domain-containing protein, with amino-acid sequence MKGLRKFLRHVLVWWLPGLAMLAVLAGGFLFWLVGSQNGTRLLLTTAAQQLNGQALDVSGSLLRGVSVGKLDLDAGGTRVDITDLHLDVNWRALGDRLLHVRDVSAGSVYIGLAASSETTPAEDNGEPFSLPELPVDIAVDRLALGDFQLEQDGAPLPVTLGNLDATFAAGKQGAQLRIASLRVGHEAAQADISGQAELQGMADPWPFAARLDVTARGTGPDSPLCEADKLSGVYERQAGAARKPEPKPAAKTDPKAESKDESKAGAKADPKTAPSEPPRPACQVVLRADAAGSLDGIQAKVDGEGSGLLLDLTADLAPRTALVLRSARAQAQLPDKSTLTAQLDLQSDTTQGSGRDRIAGTISAQRLDLSPWLGKDIPPAVLTVRGDVQADIENLSQLRHAAVDLRFEEGTRWNKQPLTGALKAQVDIAAATDSGGPAAAPNAAAAPEADPLAGLRIHGLDVDLKLGRNRVQAKGELDAKDGALSLDAQAPQLDAFWPGIPGGAELKGKLTGTPAAHRGELAAGYTPPKPRAGVLGEAPAKANIVFAGAWGKGPAGTPDAALPGWRGTFSRLTAETAGFAVAVDRPVTLAFVPSAVEPQWQWQVGQTALSLTLPGKERVVLAHQGSRGGGKRWETAGQADNLVITAAMARQVIGAVDPEAAAKLGKRPGRVNAMVPEGQRRIALDVLWDLKFDGRLGGRARIARREGDLLIPGDPPIPLGLKALVLDLTATPTSANASRLDAKVNLATDKMGLINGTGTAVLVVDAKGGMALDPRQPLRAKLDADIADLAWVGLFVGDSMEVGGTVKANLEAQGTLAGKWSASGNIRGDKLRVVRIDDGVRLIDGTLSARLEGDRVVLESLRFPASLRVMPAEWRTKEWITTNPEAKGGYAEAKGQWNFIDGGGDIRLTLYRFPALQRSDRYAMVSGVIDVKAAMPRIDIVGDLKADAGWFSLEILQGVPSLDDDVKVRRPGDDPGTVSTPLQTSMNLKFDMGPRFYITGMGLDAGLLGSIQIMLNDGRLTGVGALRTRGGGIEAYGQKLRLSRGTLTFQGRLDNPLLDIEALRTGEQVEAGVKVVGTAQRPRIDLVSYPDVSDVEKLSWLLLGRGPDESGGDAALLMSVGTALLGGGQPFYKQFGLDDVSIKTGNIGSSGSILPDRTVAGDVNRDSDSQLATQFLVASKTFANGITLSVEQALSGTDTVGRASYRLARGLSVDLKGGAVNGIALVYRTFWGN; translated from the coding sequence TTGAAGGGCCTGCGCAAATTCCTGCGCCATGTGCTGGTGTGGTGGTTGCCTGGCCTGGCCATGCTGGCTGTGCTGGCCGGCGGTTTCCTGTTCTGGCTGGTCGGCTCGCAGAACGGCACGCGGCTGCTCCTGACCACGGCCGCCCAGCAACTGAACGGCCAGGCGCTGGACGTGAGCGGTTCGCTGCTGCGTGGCGTGTCGGTGGGCAAGCTGGACCTGGACGCGGGCGGCACCCGCGTCGACATCACGGACCTGCACCTCGACGTGAACTGGCGCGCCCTGGGCGACCGCCTGCTGCACGTGCGCGATGTCTCGGCGGGTTCGGTGTACATCGGCCTGGCCGCGTCGTCCGAGACGACGCCGGCGGAGGACAACGGCGAGCCGTTCTCGTTGCCCGAACTGCCGGTGGACATCGCCGTGGACCGGCTGGCGCTGGGCGACTTCCAGCTGGAACAGGACGGCGCGCCCTTGCCCGTGACCCTGGGCAATCTGGACGCCACCTTTGCCGCGGGCAAGCAGGGCGCGCAGCTACGCATCGCCAGCCTTAGGGTGGGACACGAGGCTGCGCAAGCGGACATCTCCGGGCAGGCCGAGCTGCAAGGCATGGCCGATCCGTGGCCGTTCGCCGCTCGCCTGGACGTGACCGCGCGCGGGACCGGCCCCGATTCTCCGCTGTGCGAAGCCGACAAGCTGAGCGGCGTGTATGAGCGTCAGGCGGGCGCTGCCAGGAAGCCGGAACCCAAGCCAGCCGCCAAGACCGACCCCAAGGCCGAATCGAAGGACGAATCCAAAGCCGGGGCCAAGGCGGATCCCAAGACCGCGCCTTCCGAGCCGCCCCGGCCCGCCTGCCAGGTGGTGCTGCGCGCCGATGCCGCCGGTTCCCTGGATGGTATCCAGGCCAAGGTGGACGGCGAGGGCTCCGGCCTGCTGCTGGACTTGACCGCCGACCTGGCCCCGCGCACGGCGCTGGTACTGCGCAGCGCCCGGGCGCAGGCGCAATTGCCAGACAAATCGACCCTGACCGCGCAGCTCGACCTGCAATCCGATACCACGCAAGGCTCGGGCCGCGACCGCATCGCGGGCACGATAAGCGCCCAGCGCCTGGACCTGTCGCCCTGGCTGGGCAAGGATATTCCGCCTGCGGTGCTGACCGTGCGCGGCGACGTGCAAGCCGACATCGAGAACCTGAGCCAGCTGCGTCATGCCGCGGTCGATCTGCGCTTCGAAGAGGGCACGCGCTGGAACAAGCAGCCCCTGACCGGCGCGCTCAAGGCCCAGGTGGATATCGCGGCGGCGACCGATAGCGGGGGACCCGCCGCCGCGCCGAACGCCGCCGCCGCGCCCGAGGCCGATCCTCTGGCCGGGCTGCGCATCCACGGCCTGGACGTGGACCTGAAGCTGGGCCGCAACCGAGTCCAGGCCAAGGGAGAGCTGGACGCCAAGGACGGCGCGCTGTCGCTGGACGCGCAGGCGCCCCAGCTCGACGCGTTCTGGCCGGGCATTCCCGGCGGCGCGGAATTGAAGGGCAAGCTGACGGGCACGCCGGCTGCGCATCGCGGCGAGCTTGCGGCCGGCTACACGCCGCCCAAGCCGCGCGCGGGCGTACTGGGCGAGGCGCCCGCCAAGGCCAACATCGTTTTTGCCGGCGCCTGGGGCAAGGGTCCTGCGGGCACGCCGGATGCCGCTCTGCCGGGATGGCGCGGCACGTTTTCGCGGCTGACGGCCGAGACCGCCGGCTTCGCGGTGGCCGTGGACCGGCCGGTCACGCTGGCTTTCGTGCCGTCCGCCGTGGAACCGCAATGGCAGTGGCAGGTGGGGCAGACGGCGCTGAGCCTGACCCTGCCCGGCAAGGAACGCGTGGTCCTGGCGCACCAGGGGTCGCGGGGCGGCGGCAAGCGTTGGGAAACGGCCGGGCAGGCCGACAACCTGGTGATCACGGCCGCCATGGCGCGCCAGGTGATAGGCGCCGTCGATCCCGAGGCTGCGGCCAAGCTGGGCAAGCGGCCCGGCCGCGTGAACGCGATGGTGCCCGAGGGCCAGCGCCGCATCGCGCTGGACGTGTTGTGGGACCTGAAGTTCGATGGCCGGCTGGGCGGCCGCGCGCGCATCGCGCGCCGCGAGGGCGATCTGCTGATACCGGGCGATCCTCCCATTCCGCTCGGCCTGAAGGCGCTGGTGCTGGACCTGACCGCCACGCCGACCTCCGCCAATGCCAGCCGCCTGGACGCCAAGGTCAACCTGGCCACCGATAAGATGGGCCTCATCAACGGCACCGGCACCGCCGTGCTGGTGGTGGACGCCAAGGGCGGCATGGCGCTGGACCCGCGCCAGCCGCTGCGCGCCAAGCTGGACGCCGATATCGCCGACCTGGCCTGGGTCGGCCTGTTCGTGGGCGACTCGATGGAAGTCGGCGGCACGGTCAAGGCCAATCTGGAAGCCCAGGGCACCCTGGCGGGCAAATGGTCGGCCAGCGGCAACATCCGCGGCGACAAGCTGCGCGTGGTGCGCATCGACGACGGCGTGCGGCTGATCGACGGCACTTTGTCCGCGCGCCTGGAGGGCGACCGGGTGGTGCTGGAAAGCCTGCGCTTCCCGGCTTCGCTGCGGGTGATGCCGGCCGAATGGCGCACCAAGGAGTGGATCACCACCAATCCCGAGGCCAAGGGCGGCTACGCCGAGGCCAAGGGACAATGGAATTTCATCGACGGCGGCGGCGATATCCGGCTGACCCTGTACCGCTTCCCGGCGCTGCAGCGCTCGGACCGCTACGCCATGGTTTCCGGGGTCATCGACGTGAAGGCTGCCATGCCGCGCATCGACATCGTGGGCGACCTGAAAGCGGACGCGGGCTGGTTCAGCCTGGAAATCCTGCAGGGCGTGCCGTCGCTGGACGACGACGTCAAGGTGCGCCGCCCGGGCGACGACCCTGGCACGGTCTCCACGCCGCTGCAGACCAGCATGAACCTGAAGTTCGACATGGGGCCGCGCTTCTACATCACCGGCATGGGGCTGGACGCGGGCCTGCTGGGCTCCATCCAGATCATGCTGAACGATGGGCGCCTGACCGGCGTGGGGGCGCTGCGCACCCGCGGCGGCGGCATCGAGGCCTACGGCCAGAAGCTGCGCCTGAGCCGCGGCACGCTGACCTTCCAGGGCCGTCTGGACAACCCCTTGCTGGATATCGAGGCGCTGCGCACGGGCGAACAGGTCGAGGCGGGCGTCAAGGTGGTCGGCACGGCGCAGCGGCCGCGCATCGATCTGGTGTCGTACCCGGACGTCAGCGACGTGGAAAAGCTGTCCTGGCTGCTGCTGGGCCGAGGTCCTGACGAAAGCGGCGGCGACGCGGCGCTGCTGATGTCGGTGGGTACCGCGCTGCTGGGCGGCGGGCAGCCGTTCTACAAGCAGTTCGGGTTGGACGACGTCAGCATCAAGACGGGCAACATCGGCAGCTCCGGCAGCATCCTGCCGGACCGCACGGTGGCCGGCGACGTCAACCGGGACAGCGACAGCCAGCTGGCCACGCAGTTCCTGGTGGCCAGCAAGACCTTCGCCAATGGCATCACGCTGAGCGTGGAGCAGGCGCTTTCCGGCACCGACACCGTGGGCCGGGCCAGCTACCGGCTGGCGCGCGGCCTGTCGGTGGACCTGAAGGGCGGGGCGGTCAACGGCATCGCGCTGGTCTACCGGACCTTCTGGGGGAACTGA